A region of the Corallococcus caeni genome:
AGAGCAGCTGGCGGAACGTCTCCTCGGGGCGCACGTGGGCGCGCAGGACGAGGGTGTTGACGAAGAAGCCGATGAGGCCCTCGGCCTCGGAGTGGGTGCGGCCGGCGATGGGGGAGCCGACGCTGATGTCGTCCTGGCCGGAGTAGCGGGAGAGGAGCAGCTGGAAGGCGGAGAGCAGCAGCATGAAGGGCGTGGCGCCCTCCCGCTGGGCGAGGCCCCGCAGCGAGTCCGTCAGCTCCGAAGGGA
Encoded here:
- a CDS encoding condensation domain-containing protein, whose amino-acid sequence is PSELTDSLRGLAQREGATPFMLLLSAFQLLLSRYSGQDDISVGSPIAGRTHSEAEGLIGFFVNTLVLRAHVRPEETFRQLLSQVKASTLAAYEHQHVPFEKLVEVLQPSRDLSRSPLFQVMLVLQNAPA